A portion of the Vespula vulgaris chromosome 14, iyVesVulg1.1, whole genome shotgun sequence genome contains these proteins:
- the LOC127068902 gene encoding uncharacterized protein LOC127068902 isoform X3, whose product MGLTAKFEYHHCMEICVKSCEAISSHECNQKCSHCIRRAKHKHQIITEYETECIDGDCKGSEKPAVGTTNITTNIELNNVINTGTERPNGGATPPSQDNCNCTNCKGCSSNCCPPGGINGGNIGGGHGGGYGGGYGGGFGGGFQLSLVPQLSLGLGLSPSFGCVPPYHWFCYQPSPYHYPHEKDCSVCYNPVLRYKCDVSCQMQLGNSFPYTPRMKRDEQLCKSPHCIGGT is encoded by the exons ATGGGACTGACCGCCAAATTTGAAT ATCATCATTGCATGGAGATATGTGTTAAGTCCTGCGAAGCTATTTCAAGTCATGAATGCAATCAAAAGTGTTCTCATTGTATAAGAAGAGCGAAACATAAACATCAGATCATTACGGAGTACGAGACCGAGTGTATAGATGGAGATTGTAAAGGTAGTGAGAAGCCTGCCGTGGGTACGACAAATATTACAACGAATATTGAATTAAACAATGTCATCAACACTGGTACAGAGCGTCCAAATGGTGGAGCGACTCCACCAAGTCAAGACAATTGTAATTgca CTAACTGTAAAGGATGTTCGTCAAACTGTTGTCCTCCTGGAGGTATTAATGGAGGGAATATTGGTGGAGGTCATGGTGGAGGTTATGGTGGAGGTTATGGTGGAGGTTTCGGTGGAGGTTTCCAATTAAGTTTGGTACCACAATTAAGTCTGGGATTAGGCTTGAGTCCCTCTTTTGGTTGTGTTCCTCCTTATCATTGGTTTTGTTATCAGCCATCGCCTTATCATTACCCTCATGAAAAGGATTGCTCTGTATGCTATAATCCAGTATTACGATACAAATGTGACGTATCTTGTCAGATGCAGCTTGGAAATAGTTTTCCATATACTCCACGGATGAAAAGAGATGAACAACTTTGTAAAAGTCCACATTGTATCGGAGGAACTTAG
- the LOC127068905 gene encoding coiled-coil domain-containing protein 124, translating into MPKKFVGENSKAVAARARKAAAKEAENTKKALEAEEKAWQDDDKQVLKKKQKQEELEKKRQQQLEKKAEVKALLEKEMATIKVGGKQPTAKITKAEIMAAMEKRNQAAKSEKKKEEEKPIEENLNRIVIEGESAHGIDEALSILSVKDSEVDRHPEKRMKAAYASFEEKMMPIIKEQNPTLRLSQLKQILKKEWMKSPENPLNQKLFNN; encoded by the exons ATGCCTAAGAAATTCGTCGGTGAGAATAGCAAGGCTGTCGCAGCCAGAGCTAGAAAAGCTGCTGCCAAGGAAGctgaaaatacaaagaaagcTTTGGAAGCTGAAGAGAAAGCTTGGCAAGATGACGACAAACAAgtattaaagaagaaacagaaacag GAGGAACtagagaagaaaagacagCAACAATTAGAAAAGAAGGCTGAAGTGAAAGCTTtactagaaaaagaaatggcgaCTATAAAAGTAGGAGGCAAACAACCTACTGCCAAGATTACAAAGGCTGAAATAATGGCGGCTATGGAGAAGCGCAATCAAGCTgcaaaaagtgagaaaaagaaggaagaagaaaaaccgatagaagaaaatttgaatagGATTGTTATCGAAGGGGAAAGTGCACATGGTATAGACGAGGCATTATCCATTTTAAG cGTGAAAGATTCGGAAGTTGATCGTCATCCCGAGAAACGTATGAAAGCTGCTTATGCaagttttgaagaaaaaatgatgcCTATTATCAAGGAACAAAATCCTACTTTGAGGCTCAGTCAATTGAAACAGATTTTGAAAAAGGAGTGGATGAAATCTCCTGAAAATCCACTCAATCAAAagctttttaataattga
- the LOC127068895 gene encoding uncharacterized protein LOC127068895, whose product MSTKEQPIEPRWYVKFFEYWKNRNRIGPATVELADCDFFIVAPRRTLRVLKPSLKGEWYYENTSDRPESINDNFFARWSRRPHSSNHCRCSFRQSSRLSTNDEEIISTELNRIRNSLYETPEKSARDIEELEQRVSANLQKLQIPDAKLDNNNERKTKDEVVLDSSKNLSSIPSTNEEQRAKNKIVKDLERYINVLLEEILDDTIKYVANSNDRKLTELERSKLDDEQSSSEAKREEIFNEISFSFHSDDKKIQEDEKFTGERTKNEDGYINRAFIGSAHDPDSLDFYLRTRTIGTEVILEQLDCIDSGINSVETIEFQPDQEPSLEQSLLRIIDEKLGRTPLRNSWEDLRTNEDEKYNESSRKIIENEEENKLSKLKDVIVLDDNEIQDEKTMVDIRQLEESIDDPKFENVRLELQNDDLESSERKETTIGMKLCARFRTNIERRSKRKKNDDKVETINIRKETTPLEMEDYRKRWPNFEESTRLSNCEQNPHDYVIFRRNRKPTLVFLHGFGSSAEIFEHQLEYFSAMGYPCIAPDLLGHGMSSAPDRSKDYMFSKLLKDLETVLHYYAFKPGQKCILIAHNYGCSFATALACKYDSNIHQLVLISGGGPTPLAPPTREGAGRCFLRAILSPLLMCGLHRDILYSARGRQHPYCGPEPIEQWPSHMKYVLDGMAWPEGDYVFHRRIFTPTLLIHGLRDNKVSLVQECQMERTMLKAFLEAIPSAGHTPMTDCPDQLNHMIHCFIDLWKNKNW is encoded by the exons ATGAGTACGAAAGAGCAACCTATCGAACCAAGATGGTACgtgaaatttttcgaatattgGAAAAATCGTAATCGAATTGGTCCGGCTACGGTCGAATTAGCAGATTGTGATTTCTTCATCGTAGCGCCACGTCGAACTTTGAGAGTATTAAAGCCAAGTTTAAAAGGTGAATGGTATTACGAGAACACGAGCGACAGACCTGAATcgataaatgataatttttttgctCGTTGGTCGAGAAGACCGCATTCGTCCAATCATTGTAGATGTTCTTTTCGACAATCGAGTAGATTGAGTAcgaacgacgaagaaataatatctacGGAATTGAATCGTATCAGAAATAGTCTTTACGAGACTCCGGAAAAATCAGCAAGAGATATCGAAGAACTCGAGCAAAGGGTATCGGCTAATCTCCAGAAACTTCAAATACCTGACGCGAAACTCGATAATAACAATGAGAGGAAAACGAAGGACGAAGTCGTCCTTGattcttcgaaaaatttatcttcgatTCCATCGACGAACGAAGAACAAAGAGCTAAGAACAAAATTGTTAAGGATCTCGAAAGGTATATCAACGTATTGCTCGAGGAAATATTAGACGACACGATTAAATATGTTGCTaattcgaacgatcgtaaaCTTACGGAATTAGAAAGATCGAAATTAGACGATGAACAATCGTCTTCGGAAGCTAAAAGGGaggaaatttttaatgaaattagtTTCTCCTTTCATTCTGACGATAAGAAGATTCAAGAGGATGAAAAGTTTACCGGggagagaacgaagaacgaagatGGATATATAAATCGTGCTTTCATTGGTTCGGCACACGATCCTGATTCTCTCGACTTTTATTTACGTACTCGTACGATCGGTACGGAGGTCATTTTAGAACAATTAGATTGTATAGATTCTGGTATAAACAGCGTAGAAACAATAGAATTTCAACCTGATCAAGAACCGAGTCTCGAGCAATCTCTTTTACGAATAATCGATGAGAAATTAGGTAGGACCCCTTTGAGAAATAGTTGGGAAGATCTGAGAACCAACGAGGATGAGAAATACAACGAATCTTCCCGgaaaatcattgaaaacgaggaagaaaataagttGAGCAAGTTGAAGGATGTAATCGTATTGGATGACAATGAAATTCAAGACGAAAAAACTATGGTCGATATCAGGCAATTAGAGGAATCTATCGATGATCCTAAATTTGAAAATGTACGATTGGAATTACAAAACGACGATTTGGAATCTTCGGAGAGGAAGGAGACGACGATCGGGATGAAATTGTGCGCAAGGTTTCGTACGAATATTGAAAGAAGATCGAAACGTAAGAAGAACGATGACAAAGTAGAGAcaattaatattagaaaagagaCTACGCCTTTGGAGATGGAGGATTACAGAAAAAGATGGCCGAACTTTGAAGAATCGACGAGATTGTCTAATTGCGAACAAAATCCACATGATTATGtgatatttcgaagaaatcgtAAACCAACGTTAGTCTTTTTACATGGGTTTGGTTCATCAGCAGAGATATTCGAACATCAATTGGAATATTTCTCAGCTATGGGCTATCCTTGCATCGCTCCTGATCTTTTAGGACATGGTATGAGCTCTGCACCTGACCGCTCGAAGGATTATATGTTTAGCAAATTATTGAAGGATTTGGAGACGGTACTACATTATTACGCTTTTAAACCAGGTCAAAAGTGTATCCTGATAGCACATAATTATGG ATGCAGTTTTGCAACAGCATTGGCTTGCAAATATGACAGCAATATTCATCAGCTCGTTTTAATATCCGGTGGTGGTCCAACACCATTGGCACCGCCTACGAGAGAAGGTGCTGGCCGATGCTTTCTAAGAGCTATTTTGTCACCTCTTTTGATGTGTGGCCTTCATAGAGATATACTGTATTCCGCAAGAGGTCGGCAACATCCTTATTGTGGTCCTGAACCAATCGAACAATGGCCATCTCATATGAAATACGTTTTGGATGGGATGGCTTGGCCCGAAGGAGATTATGTTTTCCATAGAAGGATTTTTACACCTACTCTTCTTATACATGGATTGAGGGACAACAAAGTATCACTCGTACAAGAGTGTCAGATGGAAAGG aCTATGCTGAAGGCTTTCCTCGAAGCTATTCCAAGTGCAGGGCACACACCCATGACGGATTGTCCTGATCAACTGAATCATATGATTCACTGTTTCATAGATTTATGGAAGAACAAGAACTGGTAG
- the LOC127068902 gene encoding uncharacterized protein LOC127068902 isoform X2: protein MKVTESKSLTVSEDHHCMEICVKSCEAISSHECNQKCSHCIRRAKHKHQIITEYETECIDGDCKGSEKPAVGTTNITTNIELNNVINTGTERPNGGATPPSQDNCNCTNCKGCSSNCCPPGGINGGNIGGGHGGGYGGGYGGGFGGGFQLSLVPQLSLGLGLSPSFGCVPPYHWFCYQPSPYHYPHEKDCSVCYNPVLRYKCDVSCQMQLGNSFPYTPRMKRDEQLCKSPHCIGGT from the exons ATGAAAGTAACGGAAAGTAAATCATTAACAGTTTCCGAAG ATCATCATTGCATGGAGATATGTGTTAAGTCCTGCGAAGCTATTTCAAGTCATGAATGCAATCAAAAGTGTTCTCATTGTATAAGAAGAGCGAAACATAAACATCAGATCATTACGGAGTACGAGACCGAGTGTATAGATGGAGATTGTAAAGGTAGTGAGAAGCCTGCCGTGGGTACGACAAATATTACAACGAATATTGAATTAAACAATGTCATCAACACTGGTACAGAGCGTCCAAATGGTGGAGCGACTCCACCAAGTCAAGACAATTGTAATTgca CTAACTGTAAAGGATGTTCGTCAAACTGTTGTCCTCCTGGAGGTATTAATGGAGGGAATATTGGTGGAGGTCATGGTGGAGGTTATGGTGGAGGTTATGGTGGAGGTTTCGGTGGAGGTTTCCAATTAAGTTTGGTACCACAATTAAGTCTGGGATTAGGCTTGAGTCCCTCTTTTGGTTGTGTTCCTCCTTATCATTGGTTTTGTTATCAGCCATCGCCTTATCATTACCCTCATGAAAAGGATTGCTCTGTATGCTATAATCCAGTATTACGATACAAATGTGACGTATCTTGTCAGATGCAGCTTGGAAATAGTTTTCCATATACTCCACGGATGAAAAGAGATGAACAACTTTGTAAAAGTCCACATTGTATCGGAGGAACTTAG
- the LOC127068907 gene encoding uncharacterized protein LOC127068907 produces MRVRKELFFGSVVAILHCVCRQVARSVSLLVITVFQEFYEFRRALRIHRGRHNAFDTHSCFSSSYIQMLFLLPNLQLGNKKRRYLNRMRKSHIIPWFEEDDHIIVAVKEWIGNTENFSERASIRFFFLIVEILSQFKKESPYTATFTGILQ; encoded by the exons ATGCGCGTGCGCAAGGAACTATTTTTCGGCAGCGTCGTCGCCATTTTGCATTGTGTGTGTCGACAGGTTGCACGAAGCGTCTCGCTCCTCgtaattacag TTTTTCAAGAATTCTACGAATTCAGAAGAGCCCTACGCATACACAGAGGCAGACACAATGCTTTTGATACACATAGctgtttttcttcgtcttacATACAG ATGTTATTCCTTCTACCTAATCTACAACTtgggaataaaaagagaagatatctAAATAGAATGAGAAAGTCTCACATTATTCCTTGGTTCGAGGAAGACGATCACATTATCGTTGCAGTAAAGGAGTGGATTGGTAATACGGAAAATTTTTCAGAACGTGCAAGtattcgcttcttttttttaatcgttgaGATTCTTTCTCAATTTAAGAAAGAATCTCCATATACAGCTACTTTTACGGGAATTTTGCAATGA
- the LOC127068908 gene encoding UPF0235 protein C15orf40 homolog — protein sequence MWTKFLRYVIVSREMSKQGGKKTKKTQNIVGDVNNTITTGPITVNKDGKILIKIQAKPGAKHNGITDISEEAVGVAISAPPVQGEANTELIKYLASVLGLRKSDVMLDRGSKGRQKVITATGITVDEALQRFKKEIGDQS from the exons ATGTGGACTAAATTTCTACGGTACGTGATTGTTAGCCGAGAAATGTCGAAACAAGGAGgcaagaaaactaaaaaaactCAGAACATCGTTGGCGATGTAAATAATACG ATCACCACAGGACCTATAACCGTTAATaaagatggaaaaatattaataaaaattcaagcgAAACCCGGAGCTAAGCATAACGGTATAACag ATATTTCAGAAGAAGCCGTTGGTGTTGCAATATCTGCACCTCCTGTACAAGGCGAAGCAAATACCGAACTCATCAAATATTTAGCCTCTGTATTAGGTTTAAGAAAGTCAGATGTAATGTTGGATCGA gGATCTAAAGGTAGACAAAAAGTGATCACTGCGACTGGGATTACAGTGGATGAAGCACTGCAAAGgtttaaaaaggaaattgGTGATCAATCTTAG
- the LOC127068901 gene encoding arrestin domain-containing protein 4 yields the protein MTRKLSKFLILFDNTNLLYFPGHFLSGRVLIELDDEAYVSGLHFHVVGEGVVRVRSQRAERVYDKENYIDFRMRLLGEPGEGPSLLSPGIHSFPFKLGLPLGLPSTFLGKHGWVQYYCKAALREPGGLTHKNQQVFIVMNPIDLNLEPPILAQPARQEIEQRVGVSCVSSGPVLCRVSLDRGGYVPGETIGISATVNNRSKVTMKSTKASLTETIQYLCRGKVLASETRELASVSRGKIRPGEGEEWLNEQMYVPPLPPTNLRGCHLINVLYHVYFVISPKSLNKEIKLQIPIVLATYPLRQEGAPAGTAPSKRGAHYPSTLPIFRPWLDDKAFEIQE from the exons ATGACGCGTAAATTGAGCAAGTTCTTAATACTCTTCGACAATACCAATTTGCTTTATTTCCCTGGTCATTTTTTGTCCGGCCGTGTGCTTATCGAGCTTGACGATGAGGCATA CGTCTCCGGACTGCATTTTCACGTTGTTGGCGAAGGGGTCGTTCGTGTTCGTAGTCAACGTGCTGAAAGGGTCTACGATAAAGAAAACTATATAGATTTTCGAATGAGACTTCTGGGCGAACCAg GCGAAGGACCGTCGCTTCTATCACCAGGGATTCACagttttccttttaaattgGGCTTACCCTTGGGCTTACCATCAACCTTCTTGGGTAAACATGGCTGGGTTCAATATTATTGCAAAGCTGCACTACGAGAACCAGGTGGATTGACTCATAAAAATCAACAGGTTTTCATCGTTATGAATCCAATCGATTTGAATCTCGAGCCACCGATTTTAGCG CAACCTGCCAGGCAAGAGATCGAACAACGCGTAGGCGTCTCCTGTGTCTCGAGTGGTCCAGTTTTATGTCGAGTAAGTTTAGATCGTGGCGGATATGTACCTGGTGAAACCATCGGAATCTCTGCTACCGTCAACAATCGTAGCAAG GTTACGATGAAATCGACGAAAGCATCCCTAACCGAAACGATTCAGTATCTATGTCGTGGCAAGGTACTTGCGAGTGAAACTCGAGAACTAGCTAGCGTTTCAAGGGGAAAAATCCGACCAGGCGAAGGCGAGGAATGGTTGAACGAACAAATGTATGTTCCACCTTTACCACCTACTAATTTGAGAGGGTGTCACTTGATCAACGTACTGTATcatgtttat TTCGTTATAAGCCCGAAGAGCTTGAACAAGGAGATAAAACTACAGATACCGATCGTATTAGCCACGTATCCGCTCAGGCAGGAAGGAGCTCCAGCTGGTACTGCACCTTCTAAACGAGGAGCTCATTATCCTTCAACGCTGCCAATTTTTAGACCATGGCTCGACGACAAAGCTTTTGAGATACAGGAATGA
- the LOC127068902 gene encoding uncharacterized protein LOC127068902 isoform X1 gives MENSRALVLVSLIFVIFSSIIWNESYTVKADSEATTTEENTSEEQKLILDCQHPNYRTYIKCLKYPSFKGNKVKRHHHEISPEMDHHCMEICVKSCEAISSHECNQKCSHCIRRAKHKHQIITEYETECIDGDCKGSEKPAVGTTNITTNIELNNVINTGTERPNGGATPPSQDNCNCTNCKGCSSNCCPPGGINGGNIGGGHGGGYGGGYGGGFGGGFQLSLVPQLSLGLGLSPSFGCVPPYHWFCYQPSPYHYPHEKDCSVCYNPVLRYKCDVSCQMQLGNSFPYTPRMKRDEQLCKSPHCIGGT, from the exons ATGGAGAACAGTCGAGCACTCGTACTTGTTTCTTTAATCTTCGTTATATTTTCGAGTATCATTTGGAACGAGTCATATACGGTAAAAGCCGATTCTGAGGCTACTACCACCGAAGAAAATACATCGGAAGAACAAAAGTTAATTCTCGATTGTCAACATCCTAATTACAGGACATATATTAAGTGTCTTAAGTATCCGagttttaaagggaacaaagtgAAGAGGCATCATCATGAAATATCACCGGAAATGG ATCATCATTGCATGGAGATATGTGTTAAGTCCTGCGAAGCTATTTCAAGTCATGAATGCAATCAAAAGTGTTCTCATTGTATAAGAAGAGCGAAACATAAACATCAGATCATTACGGAGTACGAGACCGAGTGTATAGATGGAGATTGTAAAGGTAGTGAGAAGCCTGCCGTGGGTACGACAAATATTACAACGAATATTGAATTAAACAATGTCATCAACACTGGTACAGAGCGTCCAAATGGTGGAGCGACTCCACCAAGTCAAGACAATTGTAATTgca CTAACTGTAAAGGATGTTCGTCAAACTGTTGTCCTCCTGGAGGTATTAATGGAGGGAATATTGGTGGAGGTCATGGTGGAGGTTATGGTGGAGGTTATGGTGGAGGTTTCGGTGGAGGTTTCCAATTAAGTTTGGTACCACAATTAAGTCTGGGATTAGGCTTGAGTCCCTCTTTTGGTTGTGTTCCTCCTTATCATTGGTTTTGTTATCAGCCATCGCCTTATCATTACCCTCATGAAAAGGATTGCTCTGTATGCTATAATCCAGTATTACGATACAAATGTGACGTATCTTGTCAGATGCAGCTTGGAAATAGTTTTCCATATACTCCACGGATGAAAAGAGATGAACAACTTTGTAAAAGTCCACATTGTATCGGAGGAACTTAG